One genomic region from Spirulina subsalsa PCC 9445 encodes:
- a CDS encoding HesB/IscA family protein, with protein MSQAIQPETKGIQLSEAALKHLVMLREQQGSDLCLRVGVRNGGCSGMSYMMDFEDPSNIRPDDEVYDYDGFKIICDPKSLLYLYGLMLDYSNALIGGGFQFTNPNASQTCGCGKSFGV; from the coding sequence ATGAGTCAAGCCATTCAACCGGAAACCAAGGGCATTCAACTGAGTGAAGCTGCTCTTAAACATTTAGTGATGTTGCGGGAACAACAAGGAAGTGATTTATGCTTACGGGTGGGAGTCCGCAACGGTGGATGTTCAGGAATGTCCTACATGATGGATTTTGAAGATCCCAGTAATATTCGCCCGGATGATGAAGTTTACGACTATGACGGGTTTAAGATCATTTGCGACCCCAAAAGCCTACTCTACCTCTATGGGTTGATGTTGGATTATAGTAATGCCCTGATTGGTGGTGGATTCCAATTTACGAACCCCAATGCCTCTCAAACTTGTGGCTGTGGTAAGTCCTTTGGCGTTTAG